A stretch of the Arachis stenosperma cultivar V10309 chromosome 6, arast.V10309.gnm1.PFL2, whole genome shotgun sequence genome encodes the following:
- the LOC130936836 gene encoding uncharacterized protein LOC130936836 yields the protein MQGGMHHQSTLREKFKSSICCFMGTAHESLDHGDLCNYDKLNINTSRTPKSSASPTTPSSSASWFKKPWTAAGEHVTAELLPRVRGHSQRSRLRRHNNNNNNHHHHGHRQTQSADFSYDASSYALNFENEDSGEFPLRNFSARLPVSPRIPSVPLKYPDELAVSTAAPKEIVGGVAN from the exons ATGCAGGGTGGGATGCATCATCAATCTACCCTAAGAGAGAAATTCAAATCTTCAATATGTTGCTTCATGGGCACGGCACATGAATCATTAGACCATGGTGATTTATGTAATTATGATAAGTTGAATATTAACACGTCTAGGACGCCAAAGTCTTCGGCATCACCCACCACCCCATCCAGCTCGGCATCGTGGTTCAAAAAACCGTGGACGGCAGCCGGGGAGCACGTGACTGCCGAGCTGCTGCCACGTGTCCGTGGACATAGCCAAAGGAGTCGTTTACGTAGgcataataataacaacaacaaccaccaccaccacggCCATCGCCAAACGCAATCCGCGGATTTTAGCTACGATGCTTCCAGCTATGCTCTCAATTTTGAGAATGAGGATTCCGGAGAGTTCCCGCTTAGGAACTTTAGTGCCCGGTTGCCGGTTTCGCCGAGAATTCCGTCCGTACCATTGAAGTATCCTGATGAATTGGCTGTGTCCACGGCGGCGCCAAAAGAAATTGTTGG GGGTGTTGCAAATTAA